The following are encoded together in the Bos indicus isolate NIAB-ARS_2022 breed Sahiwal x Tharparkar chromosome 29, NIAB-ARS_B.indTharparkar_mat_pri_1.0, whole genome shotgun sequence genome:
- the POLD4 gene encoding DNA polymerase delta subunit 4, whose amino-acid sequence MGRKRLITDSYPVVKRREGSAGHSKGELAPDLGEEPLPLSVDEEELELLRQFDLAWQYGPCTGITRLQRWHRAEQMGLKPPPEVHQVLQSHPGDPRFQCSLWHFYPL is encoded by the exons ATGGGCCGGAAACGGCTCATCACTGACTCCTACCCTGTAGTGAAGAGGAGGGAGGGCTCCGCTGGGCACAGCAAGGGGGAGCTGGCACCAGATCTAG GGGAAGAGCCCCTACCCCTGAGCGTGGATGAAGAGGAGCTGGAGCTGCTGAGGCAGTTTGACCTGGCCTGGCAGTACGGGCCCTGCACAG GGATCACACGGTTGCAGCGCTGGCATCGGGCAGAGCAGATGGGCTTGAAGCCTCCCCCAGAAGTGCATCAGGTGCTGCAGAGCCACCCCGGGGATCCCCGCTTCCAGTGCAG CCTCTGGCATTTCTACCCGCTCTGA
- the CLCF1 gene encoding cardiotrophin-like cytokine factor 1 isoform X2 → MDLRAGDSWGMLACLCTVLWQLPAVPALNRTGDPGPGPSIQKTYDLTRYLEHQLRSLAGTYLNYLGPPFNEPDFNPPRLGVETLPKATVNLEVWRSLNDKLRLTQNYEAYSHLLCYLRGLNRQAATAELRRSLAHFCTSLQGLLGSIAGVMAALGYPLPQPLPGTEPTWAPGPAHSDFLQKMDDFWLLKELQTWLWRSAKDFNRLKKKMQPPATAVTLHLEARGF, encoded by the exons ATGGACCTCCGAGCAG GGGACTCGTGGGGGATGCTCGCGTGTCTGTGCACCGTGCTCTGGCAGCTCCCTGCAGTGCCAGCCCTCAACCGCACAGGAGACCCGGGGCCCGGCCCCTCCATCCAGAAAACCTATGACCTCACCCGCTACCTGGAGCACCAGCTCCGCAGCTTGGCTGGGACCTAT ctgaaCTACCTGGGCCCCCCTTTCAACGAGCCTGACTTCAACCCCCCTCGGCTGGGGGTGGAGACTCTGCCCAAGGCCACTGTCAACCTGGAGGTGTGGCGAAGCCTCAACGACAAACTGCGGCTGACCCAGAACTACGAGGCCTACAGCCACCTCCTGTGCTACCTGCGGGGCCTCAACCGCCAGGCCGCCACAGCCGAGCTGCGCCGCAGCCTGGCCCACTTCTGCACCAGCCTCCAGGGCCTGCTGGGCAGCATCGCGGGCGTCATGGCAGCTCTGGGCTACCCGCTGCCCCAGCCTCTGCCCGGGACTGAGCCCACCTGGGCCCCTGGCCCTGCCCACAGTGACTTCCTCCAGAAGATGGACGACTTCTGGCTGTTGAAGGAGCTGCAGACCTGGCTGTGGCGCTCAGCCAAGGACTTCAACCGACTCAAGAAGAAGATGCAGCCTCCGGCCACCGCAGTCACCCTACACCTGGAGGCCCGTGGCTTCTGA
- the CLCF1 gene encoding cardiotrophin-like cytokine factor 1 isoform X7: protein MEMGPVSGDAGNRSFGGEHLPAGQPAPPPPSFPIVLSFSQLNYLGPPFNEPDFNPPRLGVETLPKATVNLEVWRSLNDKLRLTQNYEAYSHLLCYLRGLNRQAATAELRRSLAHFCTSLQGLLGSIAGVMAALGYPLPQPLPGTEPTWAPGPAHSDFLQKMDDFWLLKELQTWLWRSAKDFNRLKKKMQPPATAVTLHLEARGF, encoded by the coding sequence ATGGAGATGGGGCCAGTGTCAGGGGACGCAGGAAATAGAAGCTTTGGGGGCGAGCATCTCCCAGCAGGCCAGCCGGCTCCTCCgcccccctccttccccatcgtcctctccttttcacagctgaaCTACCTGGGCCCCCCTTTCAACGAGCCTGACTTCAACCCCCCTCGGCTGGGGGTGGAGACTCTGCCCAAGGCCACTGTCAACCTGGAGGTGTGGCGAAGCCTCAACGACAAACTGCGGCTGACCCAGAACTACGAGGCCTACAGCCACCTCCTGTGCTACCTGCGGGGCCTCAACCGCCAGGCCGCCACAGCCGAGCTGCGCCGCAGCCTGGCCCACTTCTGCACCAGCCTCCAGGGCCTGCTGGGCAGCATCGCGGGCGTCATGGCAGCTCTGGGCTACCCGCTGCCCCAGCCTCTGCCCGGGACTGAGCCCACCTGGGCCCCTGGCCCTGCCCACAGTGACTTCCTCCAGAAGATGGACGACTTCTGGCTGTTGAAGGAGCTGCAGACCTGGCTGTGGCGCTCAGCCAAGGACTTCAACCGACTCAAGAAGAAGATGCAGCCTCCGGCCACCGCAGTCACCCTACACCTGGAGGCCCGTGGCTTCTGA
- the CLCF1 gene encoding cardiotrophin-like cytokine factor 1 isoform X3, whose translation MLPVAGEPAAATPLCAPDALPRLPPPRGRVPASSCARPGPPLWGDSWGMLACLCTVLWQLPAVPALNRTGDPGPGPSIQKTYDLTRYLEHQLRSLAGTYLNYLGPPFNEPDFNPPRLGVETLPKATVNLEVWRSLNDKLRLTQNYEAYSHLLCYLRGLNRQAATAELRRSLAHFCTSLQGLLGSIAGVMAALGYPLPQPLPGTEPTWAPGPAHSDFLQKMDDFWLLKELQTWLWRSAKDFNRLKKKMQPPATAVTLHLEARGF comes from the exons ATGCTGCCCGTGGCGGGCGAGCCGGCGGCAG CGACTCCGCTCTGCGCTCCAGATGCCCTCCCCAGACTCCCACCTCCCAGAGGACGCGTCCCCGCTTCCTCCTgcgcccggcccggcccgccccTCTGGG GGGACTCGTGGGGGATGCTCGCGTGTCTGTGCACCGTGCTCTGGCAGCTCCCTGCAGTGCCAGCCCTCAACCGCACAGGAGACCCGGGGCCCGGCCCCTCCATCCAGAAAACCTATGACCTCACCCGCTACCTGGAGCACCAGCTCCGCAGCTTGGCTGGGACCTAT ctgaaCTACCTGGGCCCCCCTTTCAACGAGCCTGACTTCAACCCCCCTCGGCTGGGGGTGGAGACTCTGCCCAAGGCCACTGTCAACCTGGAGGTGTGGCGAAGCCTCAACGACAAACTGCGGCTGACCCAGAACTACGAGGCCTACAGCCACCTCCTGTGCTACCTGCGGGGCCTCAACCGCCAGGCCGCCACAGCCGAGCTGCGCCGCAGCCTGGCCCACTTCTGCACCAGCCTCCAGGGCCTGCTGGGCAGCATCGCGGGCGTCATGGCAGCTCTGGGCTACCCGCTGCCCCAGCCTCTGCCCGGGACTGAGCCCACCTGGGCCCCTGGCCCTGCCCACAGTGACTTCCTCCAGAAGATGGACGACTTCTGGCTGTTGAAGGAGCTGCAGACCTGGCTGTGGCGCTCAGCCAAGGACTTCAACCGACTCAAGAAGAAGATGCAGCCTCCGGCCACCGCAGTCACCCTACACCTGGAGGCCCGTGGCTTCTGA
- the CLCF1 gene encoding cardiotrophin-like cytokine factor 1 isoform X4, which yields MLPVAGEPAAGDSWGMLACLCTVLWQLPAVPALNRTGDPGPGPSIQKTYDLTRYLEHQLRSLAGTYLNYLGPPFNEPDFNPPRLGVETLPKATVNLEVWRSLNDKLRLTQNYEAYSHLLCYLRGLNRQAATAELRRSLAHFCTSLQGLLGSIAGVMAALGYPLPQPLPGTEPTWAPGPAHSDFLQKMDDFWLLKELQTWLWRSAKDFNRLKKKMQPPATAVTLHLEARGF from the exons ATGCTGCCCGTGGCGGGCGAGCCGGCGGCAG GGGACTCGTGGGGGATGCTCGCGTGTCTGTGCACCGTGCTCTGGCAGCTCCCTGCAGTGCCAGCCCTCAACCGCACAGGAGACCCGGGGCCCGGCCCCTCCATCCAGAAAACCTATGACCTCACCCGCTACCTGGAGCACCAGCTCCGCAGCTTGGCTGGGACCTAT ctgaaCTACCTGGGCCCCCCTTTCAACGAGCCTGACTTCAACCCCCCTCGGCTGGGGGTGGAGACTCTGCCCAAGGCCACTGTCAACCTGGAGGTGTGGCGAAGCCTCAACGACAAACTGCGGCTGACCCAGAACTACGAGGCCTACAGCCACCTCCTGTGCTACCTGCGGGGCCTCAACCGCCAGGCCGCCACAGCCGAGCTGCGCCGCAGCCTGGCCCACTTCTGCACCAGCCTCCAGGGCCTGCTGGGCAGCATCGCGGGCGTCATGGCAGCTCTGGGCTACCCGCTGCCCCAGCCTCTGCCCGGGACTGAGCCCACCTGGGCCCCTGGCCCTGCCCACAGTGACTTCCTCCAGAAGATGGACGACTTCTGGCTGTTGAAGGAGCTGCAGACCTGGCTGTGGCGCTCAGCCAAGGACTTCAACCGACTCAAGAAGAAGATGCAGCCTCCGGCCACCGCAGTCACCCTACACCTGGAGGCCCGTGGCTTCTGA
- the CLCF1 gene encoding cardiotrophin-like cytokine factor 1 isoform X6, whose amino-acid sequence MLACLCTVLWQLPAVPALNRTGDPGPGPSIQKTYDLTRYLEHQLRSLAGTYLNYLGPPFNEPDFNPPRLGVETLPKATVNLEVWRSLNDKLRLTQNYEAYSHLLCYLRGLNRQAATAELRRSLAHFCTSLQGLLGSIAGVMAALGYPLPQPLPGTEPTWAPGPAHSDFLQKMDDFWLLKELQTWLWRSAKDFNRLKKKMQPPATAVTLHLEARGF is encoded by the exons ATGCTCGCGTGTCTGTGCACCGTGCTCTGGCAGCTCCCTGCAGTGCCAGCCCTCAACCGCACAGGAGACCCGGGGCCCGGCCCCTCCATCCAGAAAACCTATGACCTCACCCGCTACCTGGAGCACCAGCTCCGCAGCTTGGCTGGGACCTAT ctgaaCTACCTGGGCCCCCCTTTCAACGAGCCTGACTTCAACCCCCCTCGGCTGGGGGTGGAGACTCTGCCCAAGGCCACTGTCAACCTGGAGGTGTGGCGAAGCCTCAACGACAAACTGCGGCTGACCCAGAACTACGAGGCCTACAGCCACCTCCTGTGCTACCTGCGGGGCCTCAACCGCCAGGCCGCCACAGCCGAGCTGCGCCGCAGCCTGGCCCACTTCTGCACCAGCCTCCAGGGCCTGCTGGGCAGCATCGCGGGCGTCATGGCAGCTCTGGGCTACCCGCTGCCCCAGCCTCTGCCCGGGACTGAGCCCACCTGGGCCCCTGGCCCTGCCCACAGTGACTTCCTCCAGAAGATGGACGACTTCTGGCTGTTGAAGGAGCTGCAGACCTGGCTGTGGCGCTCAGCCAAGGACTTCAACCGACTCAAGAAGAAGATGCAGCCTCCGGCCACCGCAGTCACCCTACACCTGGAGGCCCGTGGCTTCTGA
- the CLCF1 gene encoding cardiotrophin-like cytokine factor 1 isoform X1, with protein sequence MDLRAATPLCAPDALPRLPPPRGRVPASSCARPGPPLWGDSWGMLACLCTVLWQLPAVPALNRTGDPGPGPSIQKTYDLTRYLEHQLRSLAGTYLNYLGPPFNEPDFNPPRLGVETLPKATVNLEVWRSLNDKLRLTQNYEAYSHLLCYLRGLNRQAATAELRRSLAHFCTSLQGLLGSIAGVMAALGYPLPQPLPGTEPTWAPGPAHSDFLQKMDDFWLLKELQTWLWRSAKDFNRLKKKMQPPATAVTLHLEARGF encoded by the exons ATGGACCTCCGAGCAG CGACTCCGCTCTGCGCTCCAGATGCCCTCCCCAGACTCCCACCTCCCAGAGGACGCGTCCCCGCTTCCTCCTgcgcccggcccggcccgccccTCTGGG GGGACTCGTGGGGGATGCTCGCGTGTCTGTGCACCGTGCTCTGGCAGCTCCCTGCAGTGCCAGCCCTCAACCGCACAGGAGACCCGGGGCCCGGCCCCTCCATCCAGAAAACCTATGACCTCACCCGCTACCTGGAGCACCAGCTCCGCAGCTTGGCTGGGACCTAT ctgaaCTACCTGGGCCCCCCTTTCAACGAGCCTGACTTCAACCCCCCTCGGCTGGGGGTGGAGACTCTGCCCAAGGCCACTGTCAACCTGGAGGTGTGGCGAAGCCTCAACGACAAACTGCGGCTGACCCAGAACTACGAGGCCTACAGCCACCTCCTGTGCTACCTGCGGGGCCTCAACCGCCAGGCCGCCACAGCCGAGCTGCGCCGCAGCCTGGCCCACTTCTGCACCAGCCTCCAGGGCCTGCTGGGCAGCATCGCGGGCGTCATGGCAGCTCTGGGCTACCCGCTGCCCCAGCCTCTGCCCGGGACTGAGCCCACCTGGGCCCCTGGCCCTGCCCACAGTGACTTCCTCCAGAAGATGGACGACTTCTGGCTGTTGAAGGAGCTGCAGACCTGGCTGTGGCGCTCAGCCAAGGACTTCAACCGACTCAAGAAGAAGATGCAGCCTCCGGCCACCGCAGTCACCCTACACCTGGAGGCCCGTGGCTTCTGA
- the CLCF1 gene encoding cardiotrophin-like cytokine factor 1 isoform X5 has product MPSRPLPQEARGGTAAASPHLTPPSVLWEGEEPQKPSLPSSPLLPPPRGGPLQFVVTALHVRKKSLQNVPHRKKKKNPKPSEKNLRVGLADGIIKASPEPRLALPLRQPPGEEPRPARPAPSPMDLRAATPLCAPDALPRLPPPRGRVPASSCARPGPPLWGDSWGMLACLCTVLWQLPAVPALNRTGDPGPGPSIQKTYDLTRYLEHQLRSLAGTYPCC; this is encoded by the exons ATgccctcccgccccctcccccaggaggccCGGGGTGGTACCGCCGCAGCCTCGCCTCACCTCACCCCCCCCTCAGTGTtgtgggagggagaggagccCCAGaagccctcccttccctcctcccccctcctccccccaccccggggaGGGCCGCTACAATTTGTGGTTACAGCTTTACACgtcagaaaaaaaagtttgcagaATGTCCcacaccgaaaaaaaaaaaaaaatccgaaaCCGAGCGAAAAAAACCTGCGAGTGGGCCTGGCGGATGGGATTATTAAAGCTTCGCCGGAGCCGCGGCTCGCCCTCCCACTCCGCCAGCCTCCGGGAGAGGAGCCGCGCCCGGCCCGCCCGGCCCCCAGCCCCATGGACCTCCGAGCAG CGACTCCGCTCTGCGCTCCAGATGCCCTCCCCAGACTCCCACCTCCCAGAGGACGCGTCCCCGCTTCCTCCTgcgcccggcccggcccgccccTCTGGG GGGACTCGTGGGGGATGCTCGCGTGTCTGTGCACCGTGCTCTGGCAGCTCCCTGCAGTGCCAGCCCTCAACCGCACAGGAGACCCGGGGCCCGGCCCCTCCATCCAGAAAACCTATGACCTCACCCGCTACCTGGAGCACCAGCTCCGCAGCTTGGCTGGGACCTAT CCCTGCTGCTGA